From Streptomyces sp. NBC_00690, a single genomic window includes:
- a CDS encoding serine hydrolase, whose protein sequence is MSLARVVATARRSAALPLVLAVAAVDVDGGQTVGLDERVVLPVASASKVLLLAEVSRRLDSGELRPDEPVAIHEADAVGGTGLLARLSRRDWTVEDLAWLTASVSDNTATNALLRTVGLESTARLADAVGLGDLALHDVVRDVRGPDAPPVFATGTAWDLAHLLAGAVRGEMVSPQASARLLGWMRANTDHGLVPALIAHDPYAPFPGPPPAGDLLVANKTGTDPGVRADTGVIVGTRRLAYAVVAHWDTALGSSTERAAVHAIRDVGRSLAACAGGDVR, encoded by the coding sequence ATGAGTCTGGCCAGGGTGGTTGCCACTGCGCGTCGCTCGGCGGCACTGCCGTTGGTCCTGGCCGTGGCCGCCGTCGATGTGGACGGCGGCCAAACGGTGGGCCTCGATGAACGGGTCGTCCTTCCGGTCGCCTCCGCCTCGAAGGTCCTGTTGCTGGCCGAGGTGTCCCGACGGCTCGACTCGGGTGAGTTGCGCCCGGATGAACCGGTGGCGATCCACGAGGCGGATGCCGTGGGCGGTACGGGCCTGCTGGCCCGGCTCAGTCGACGTGACTGGACGGTCGAGGACCTGGCCTGGCTCACCGCCTCGGTCAGTGACAACACGGCCACCAACGCACTGCTGCGGACGGTGGGCCTGGAGTCGACGGCGCGATTGGCGGATGCAGTAGGTCTCGGTGACCTCGCGCTGCACGACGTGGTGCGGGATGTCCGCGGACCGGATGCGCCGCCCGTCTTCGCGACCGGTACGGCGTGGGACCTGGCCCATCTGCTGGCCGGTGCGGTGCGGGGGGAGATGGTCTCCCCGCAGGCGTCGGCCCGGCTGTTGGGGTGGATGCGCGCCAACACCGACCATGGGTTGGTGCCCGCACTGATCGCGCACGATCCGTATGCGCCGTTTCCGGGCCCGCCGCCGGCCGGTGACTTGTTGGTGGCCAACAAGACCGGCACCGACCCGGGGGTCAGGGCCGATACGGGCGTCATCGTCGGAACGCGGCGGCTGGCGTACGCGGTGGTGGCGCACTGGGACACGGCGCTCGGATCCAGTACGGAACGCGCCGCGGTGCACGCGATCCGCGATGTGGGTCGCAGCCTGGCGGCCTGCGCCGGAGGGGACGTCCGCTAA
- a CDS encoding alpha/beta fold hydrolase, translating into METQGLVTMTDAARVRWMALGDTSRRPAVVLLHGGPGLPDYLGDVAPMVADLAPVYRYDQRGTGGSPWPGPHTLARHVDDLAELLDAWEVSTAVLIGHSYGADLASRFCLAHPDRVAATLLMCGPFVGDWRTEYRVERSRRMSTAQQERLRDLEELPHRTEEQEVELLTLAWFTDHSDPGRGERWAARGARLRRPVNWTMNGELGAEERADPLDEHLAELSARLPARSELLGGADDPRPLSALRSLAVRLELPLVRIEGAGHEPWLEQPEAVRMHLRRFVHGALEA; encoded by the coding sequence ATGGAGACGCAGGGCCTCGTGACGATGACCGACGCGGCGCGGGTGCGCTGGATGGCGCTGGGGGATACGAGTCGGCGGCCGGCCGTAGTTCTGCTCCATGGCGGTCCGGGGCTGCCGGACTATCTGGGCGATGTCGCCCCCATGGTTGCGGACCTCGCACCCGTGTACCGGTACGACCAGCGTGGGACCGGCGGATCCCCGTGGCCGGGCCCCCATACCCTCGCCCGGCATGTCGATGACCTCGCCGAGCTCCTCGACGCATGGGAGGTGTCCACGGCCGTGCTGATCGGGCACTCCTACGGCGCTGATCTCGCGAGCCGATTCTGCCTGGCGCATCCCGACCGGGTCGCGGCGACGCTGCTGATGTGTGGACCGTTCGTCGGCGACTGGCGAACCGAGTACCGAGTCGAGCGCAGCCGCCGCATGTCCACGGCGCAGCAGGAGCGGCTGCGCGATCTGGAGGAGCTGCCCCACCGCACGGAGGAACAGGAGGTCGAGCTGCTCACGCTGGCCTGGTTCACCGACCACTCGGATCCTGGGCGCGGGGAGCGCTGGGCAGCCCGGGGCGCTCGGCTGCGTCGCCCGGTCAACTGGACCATGAACGGCGAACTCGGCGCAGAAGAGCGCGCGGATCCGCTCGATGAGCACCTTGCCGAGCTGAGTGCCCGCCTGCCCGCGCGGTCGGAGCTCCTCGGCGGGGCCGACGATCCCCGTCCCCTGTCGGCGCTCCGTTCACTCGCGGTCCGACTCGAACTTCCCCTCGTCAGGATCGAGGGTGCGGGGCACGAGCCCTGGCTTGAGCAGCCCGAAGCCGTGCGGATGCACCTGCGGCGATTCGTACACGGCGCCCTGGAGGCGTAG
- a CDS encoding N-acyl-D-amino-acid deacylase family protein: MGDYDLVLRGGTVVDGTGAPATRADVAVLGGRMKVLSPGAGTSATEEVDVSGQVVAPGFIDVHTHSDALAAPHAADDGEGAIERLRLAPLLQGVTTEISGNCGISLFPSLPELLPELAEHVRVSFGLGTVPPAVDFDAFAAGQDPALRHTHIASLVGHGTLRAGVMGFDARPPTAHELDTMCALLDRALEQGAAGLSTGLIYPPGTYAGTEEIIALAKVAARHGKPYVTHLRDEMSQVESALEEALEIAVRSGASLQVSHHKTAGRHGWGATLRTLPRLDRARAAGVDVLCDVYPYTAGSTVLHAMLPPWTSEGGVGVMLERLRRPEERDRIRWDIVHGVPGWENTVGNGGWDLIAVAAAASRPGVEGRRIADLAAEAGIDAIEYVCELLLAERGEVTIISHSMHEDDVRRVLASPLSMIGSDGVPKPGRPHPRWAGSFARVLGHYGRDQGLLSLETAVHKMTGLPAQRFGLTGRGVVRDGALADLVVFDPDTVQDGATFEQPLLAPRGVSTVVVAGRTAVRDGRPTGTRAGEVVRVR, from the coding sequence ATGGGCGACTACGACCTCGTCCTGCGCGGGGGCACCGTCGTCGACGGGACCGGCGCCCCCGCCACCAGGGCCGATGTCGCCGTGCTCGGGGGGCGTATGAAGGTCCTGTCCCCGGGAGCGGGAACGAGCGCGACCGAAGAGGTGGATGTCAGCGGGCAGGTCGTTGCTCCCGGCTTCATCGATGTGCACACCCACTCCGACGCCCTCGCCGCGCCTCATGCGGCCGACGACGGCGAGGGCGCGATCGAGCGGCTGCGGTTGGCGCCGCTCCTCCAAGGAGTGACCACCGAGATCAGTGGGAACTGTGGCATCAGCCTCTTTCCCTCGCTGCCGGAACTGCTGCCAGAACTGGCCGAGCACGTACGGGTGTCCTTCGGCCTTGGGACCGTTCCCCCCGCCGTGGACTTCGATGCGTTCGCGGCGGGCCAGGACCCGGCACTGCGCCACACGCACATCGCCTCACTGGTGGGACACGGAACCCTGCGCGCCGGTGTGATGGGATTCGATGCCCGCCCACCCACCGCACATGAGCTCGATACGATGTGTGCACTGCTCGACCGGGCGTTGGAGCAGGGGGCGGCGGGCCTGTCCACGGGGCTGATCTACCCGCCGGGGACCTATGCCGGCACCGAGGAGATCATCGCCCTGGCGAAGGTGGCCGCCCGGCACGGCAAGCCGTACGTGACCCATCTACGCGATGAGATGTCGCAGGTCGAGAGTGCGCTGGAAGAGGCGCTGGAGATCGCGGTGCGGTCGGGTGCGTCCCTGCAGGTGTCACACCACAAGACGGCGGGCCGCCATGGTTGGGGCGCCACGCTGCGGACGCTACCGCGGCTGGATCGGGCGCGCGCAGCGGGAGTGGACGTCCTGTGCGATGTGTATCCGTACACCGCCGGCAGTACCGTGCTGCACGCCATGCTGCCGCCTTGGACCAGCGAGGGCGGTGTCGGTGTGATGCTGGAGCGGCTGCGGCGGCCGGAGGAGCGCGACCGCATCCGGTGGGACATCGTCCACGGGGTGCCCGGTTGGGAGAACACCGTCGGGAACGGCGGTTGGGATCTGATCGCGGTCGCTGCGGCTGCCTCGCGGCCCGGCGTGGAAGGGCGGCGCATCGCCGATCTGGCCGCCGAAGCGGGGATCGATGCCATCGAGTACGTCTGTGAACTCCTACTCGCCGAACGCGGCGAGGTGACCATCATCAGCCATTCGATGCACGAGGACGACGTGCGACGGGTCCTGGCCAGCCCGCTGTCCATGATCGGCTCGGACGGGGTGCCCAAACCCGGTCGTCCGCATCCGCGCTGGGCGGGCAGCTTCGCCAGGGTCCTCGGCCACTACGGCCGCGACCAGGGGCTACTGTCGCTGGAGACCGCGGTGCACAAAATGACGGGGCTGCCAGCCCAGCGGTTCGGACTGACCGGGCGCGGTGTCGTCCGGGACGGCGCCCTGGCTGATCTGGTGGTGTTCGATCCGGACACGGTGCAGGACGGGGCGACCTTCGAGCAGCCGTTGCTGGCGCCACGGGGCGTGAGCACGGTGGTGGTGGCGGGACGGACGGCGGTGCGCGACGGTCGTCCGACCGGTACGCGGGCGGGAGAAGTGGTGAGGGTGCGATGA
- a CDS encoding AAC(3) family N-acetyltransferase gives MITAEHLGRAVDELGLSGLPVLVHAALRSFGVPLDGGADTLVDALVGRGCTVLVPAFTETHFGVAPPPSPSMRPARNGVDYSRPSLRDSLPAPAVYSPDCGLVNPRLGAFPAVVLARSDVHRGRHPLNSFAAVGPDGAALVRDQSPDDVYAPLRALAERDGRSLLIGVGLNRMTVLHLAEQQSGRRLFRRWARAEDGRTTLVEVGSCSEGFPRLAPWLSPGARTTTVGAARWDAHPVRETLAAVTAALAADPELTRCSAHCRSCQDAIAGGPLD, from the coding sequence ATGATCACCGCGGAACACCTCGGAAGGGCAGTCGACGAGTTGGGTCTCTCCGGGTTGCCGGTGCTGGTCCACGCCGCCCTGCGGTCGTTCGGGGTGCCGCTCGACGGGGGCGCGGACACCCTGGTCGACGCTCTCGTCGGCAGGGGCTGCACCGTCCTCGTACCAGCCTTCACCGAAACGCACTTCGGGGTGGCCCCACCGCCTTCACCTTCGATGCGCCCGGCCCGCAACGGGGTGGACTACTCCCGGCCGTCGCTCCGCGACTCGCTGCCGGCGCCCGCCGTCTACAGCCCCGACTGTGGACTGGTCAATCCCCGTCTCGGCGCCTTCCCGGCCGTGGTCCTCGCCCGATCCGATGTGCACCGAGGCCGACATCCGTTGAATTCGTTCGCCGCGGTCGGACCTGATGGCGCAGCCCTCGTCCGCGACCAGAGCCCGGACGATGTGTACGCTCCGCTGCGGGCGTTGGCCGAACGGGACGGGCGGAGCCTGCTCATCGGCGTCGGGCTGAACCGGATGACCGTGCTCCACCTGGCCGAGCAGCAGTCCGGACGCCGGCTGTTCCGACGTTGGGCCCGGGCCGAGGACGGCCGTACCACCCTGGTGGAGGTGGGGTCCTGCTCGGAGGGGTTTCCCCGGTTGGCCCCCTGGCTCAGCCCCGGCGCGCGTACGACGACCGTGGGCGCCGCCCGTTGGGACGCCCATCCGGTGCGCGAGACGCTGGCCGCGGTTACCGCCGCGCTGGCCGCCGACCCGGAGCTGACCCGTTGCTCGGCCCATTGCCGATCGTGCCAGGACGCCATAGCGGGCGGACCACTGGACTGA
- a CDS encoding LysR family transcriptional regulator: protein MLNSARLHVLLEIARRGTIVAAAQALHLSPSAISHQLARLEQELGVALVERAPQSLRLTPAGQRLAEHAQAIADLMAVAQDDLRGHSAGEAGLLRLGFFASSGLELLPRALAVFAVQRPQVELELILGQPHELLPDLEAGRLDAAVVFEHPLDPWCRQAAVDVEMFFDEPQLVVVPLRHRLGQRATVRLAQLEGETWIGTRGGDTGEPVLERACAAEGFLPRVRCRSDHYQVTINLARAGMGIALVPALGLGDTAGVHVCRLDHPQLHRRVGVATRATNRNPLLQAFLTDLRSAAQEVGSLLETQWT from the coding sequence ATGCTCAACAGCGCCCGTCTGCATGTCCTGCTGGAGATCGCCCGCCGGGGCACCATCGTGGCCGCCGCCCAGGCCCTCCATCTGAGTCCATCCGCGATCTCCCACCAGCTCGCCCGCCTGGAGCAGGAACTCGGCGTCGCGCTGGTCGAGCGGGCACCGCAGAGCCTTCGGCTGACACCAGCCGGGCAGCGACTGGCCGAACATGCCCAGGCCATCGCCGATCTGATGGCAGTCGCTCAGGACGACCTCCGCGGGCACTCCGCGGGCGAGGCGGGCCTGCTGCGTCTCGGCTTCTTCGCCTCGTCGGGCCTGGAACTCCTCCCGAGGGCCCTGGCGGTCTTCGCGGTGCAGCGCCCGCAGGTGGAGCTCGAACTCATCCTTGGCCAGCCGCACGAGCTGCTGCCCGATCTGGAAGCGGGTCGGTTGGACGCCGCCGTCGTCTTCGAACACCCGCTGGACCCCTGGTGTCGACAGGCGGCTGTGGACGTGGAGATGTTCTTCGACGAGCCGCAACTCGTCGTCGTTCCGCTGCGGCACCGACTCGGCCAGCGCGCCACCGTACGGCTGGCACAGTTGGAGGGCGAGACCTGGATCGGTACGCGCGGCGGCGACACCGGCGAACCGGTGCTGGAACGCGCATGCGCCGCAGAGGGCTTCCTGCCGCGGGTCCGCTGCCGCAGCGACCACTACCAGGTCACCATCAACCTCGCCCGCGCCGGCATGGGGATCGCGCTGGTTCCCGCCCTCGGGCTCGGTGACACCGCGGGTGTCCACGTCTGCCGGCTCGACCATCCCCAACTGCACCGCAGGGTCGGGGTAGCGACCCGCGCCACCAACCGCAACCCACTGCTCCAGGCGTTCCTCACCGACCTGCGCTCGGCCGCCCAGGAGGTCGGCTCGCTACTGGAGACACAGTGGACATGA
- a CDS encoding amino acid ABC transporter ATP-binding protein — MNDIVLRARGVRKRFGDIEVLRGIDLEVRTGEVLCVIGPSGSGKSTLLRCFNHLERIEAGRIWVDGELVGYEQHGPTRGVLRERRPRDVRRQRERIGMVFQRFHLFPHRTALQNVMEGPITVKRLPRARAERQAVELLDRVGLADRADHYPAQLSGGQQQRVAIARALAMEPTLMLFDEPTSALDPELVGEVLGVMRDLARSGMTMIVVTHEMGFAREVADRVVFMDEGAVVEAGRPDELFTDPRHERTRAFLSTVL; from the coding sequence GTGAACGACATCGTCCTGCGAGCCCGCGGGGTCCGCAAGAGGTTCGGCGACATCGAGGTACTGCGAGGCATCGACCTCGAAGTGCGTACGGGTGAGGTGTTGTGTGTCATCGGCCCCTCGGGGTCGGGCAAGTCCACCTTGCTGAGGTGTTTCAACCACCTGGAGCGCATCGAGGCCGGTCGCATCTGGGTGGACGGCGAACTCGTCGGCTACGAGCAGCACGGTCCGACGCGAGGAGTGCTGAGGGAACGCCGTCCGCGCGATGTCCGCAGACAGCGCGAGCGGATCGGCATGGTCTTCCAACGGTTCCACCTCTTTCCGCATCGCACGGCGTTGCAGAACGTGATGGAGGGACCGATCACGGTCAAGCGCCTCCCCCGGGCCCGTGCCGAACGGCAGGCGGTCGAACTCCTCGACCGGGTCGGGCTCGCGGACCGGGCCGATCACTATCCGGCACAACTCTCCGGTGGTCAGCAGCAGCGCGTCGCCATAGCCCGGGCCTTGGCGATGGAGCCGACGCTGATGCTCTTCGACGAGCCCACATCGGCCCTCGACCCCGAGTTGGTGGGCGAGGTCCTCGGGGTCATGCGCGATCTGGCGCGCAGCGGGATGACCATGATCGTGGTCACCCATGAGATGGGCTTCGCCCGCGAGGTGGCGGACCGCGTCGTCTTCATGGACGAGGGAGCCGTCGTCGAGGCGGGCCGCCCCGACGAGTTGTTCACCGATCCGCGCCACGAGCGCACCCGGGCCTTCCTGTCGACGGTCCTGTGA
- a CDS encoding ABC transporter substrate-binding protein, with amino-acid sequence MRSLRRLSCVSALLAVALATTACGRSDAGSAPSGDKSAAAGKSASDLLPADFKKNGTLRVATAVGYPPMEMYKPGTTELTGVDPDLAKAVADRLGLKLQLTNASFDGLIPGLKSGRFDLVMSSMTDSAQRRQAVDFVDYFRTGGVIMTKSGNPEGIKTLGDLCGKSVVLAKGSSNLDIGQQQNTKCSEKMRISQSEDAPTGLLQLESGRAVATIVDYPVAQMFAEKNKAYEVIPTQYGAAPWGIAVAKDQSGLRDAVQKALQDLIDDGGYKKILDSYGVAGSAVPKATINDGQ; translated from the coding sequence ATGAGAAGTCTCAGACGTCTGAGCTGTGTGTCCGCACTGTTGGCGGTCGCGCTCGCGACCACCGCCTGCGGGCGCTCCGATGCGGGCAGCGCCCCATCGGGGGACAAGTCGGCCGCAGCGGGCAAGTCGGCGTCCGACCTGCTCCCCGCCGACTTCAAGAAGAACGGCACACTGCGGGTGGCGACCGCCGTCGGCTACCCACCCATGGAGATGTACAAGCCGGGGACGACCGAGCTCACCGGGGTCGACCCGGACCTAGCCAAGGCCGTCGCGGATCGACTCGGACTCAAGCTCCAGCTCACCAACGCCTCGTTCGACGGGCTCATCCCCGGGCTGAAGTCCGGGCGGTTCGACCTGGTGATGTCGTCCATGACGGACAGCGCCCAACGCCGACAGGCCGTCGACTTCGTCGACTACTTCCGCACGGGTGGCGTGATCATGACCAAGAGCGGCAACCCGGAGGGCATCAAGACCCTTGGGGACCTGTGCGGCAAGTCGGTCGTCCTCGCCAAGGGCAGCTCGAACCTGGACATCGGTCAGCAACAGAACACGAAGTGCAGCGAGAAAATGCGGATCTCCCAGAGCGAGGACGCACCCACCGGTCTGCTCCAGTTGGAGAGCGGGCGGGCGGTCGCCACCATCGTCGACTACCCCGTCGCCCAGATGTTCGCCGAGAAGAACAAGGCGTACGAGGTCATCCCCACGCAGTACGGAGCGGCTCCCTGGGGCATCGCCGTCGCCAAGGACCAGAGCGGGCTGCGTGACGCCGTACAGAAGGCCCTCCAGGACCTGATCGACGACGGCGGCTACAAGAAGATCCTCGACTCCTACGGTGTCGCGGGCAGTGCCGTGCCCAAGGCCACCATCAACGACGGGCAGTGA
- the lysA gene encoding diaminopimelate decarboxylase, whose translation MSSAIEPELLPLTAEEGPAGLTVGAVPLTELARRFGTPLFVYDEEHLRRRCQEAVAAFGRDNVAYASKAFLCTAMARLAHEEGMLLDVASGGELAVALRAGVPADRIVLHGNNKDEAELRRAISARVRHIVVDSFDEMDRIERLHATGELPPAQIQLRIAPGVAAGAHESIRTGGSDSKFGFGLADGSATTAVRRAAASPAMVLEGVHAHVGSQVLDATELAAGAAAVARFAAQSGVCRLTVGGGLGVVYEAGQSAPTFAEWAVRVRDAARGAGWDGDVAVEPGRSIVARAGLTLYRVGTIKHIHGVRTYVSVDGGMSDNLRPALYASRYEAFLPRSPRSPRPLRARLVGKHCESGDVIIDNAALPADLQVSDVLATPVTGAYGYAMASNYNKLPRPAVVFVRDGHARVVVRRETEDDLLRLDTDAAPVEMSVRSGAGELVAARQSSV comes from the coding sequence ATGTCGTCAGCCATCGAGCCAGAACTGCTGCCCCTCACCGCCGAGGAAGGTCCAGCAGGACTGACCGTAGGCGCCGTCCCGCTCACCGAACTGGCACGCCGCTTCGGCACGCCCCTCTTCGTCTACGACGAGGAACATCTGCGCAGACGCTGCCAAGAAGCCGTCGCGGCCTTCGGCCGCGACAACGTCGCCTATGCCTCCAAGGCATTCCTGTGCACGGCCATGGCCCGACTCGCCCATGAGGAGGGCATGCTCCTCGACGTCGCGTCCGGCGGTGAACTCGCGGTCGCACTCCGCGCGGGTGTCCCCGCCGATCGGATCGTGCTCCACGGCAACAACAAGGACGAGGCGGAACTGCGAAGAGCGATCTCCGCCCGCGTACGACACATCGTCGTCGACAGCTTCGACGAGATGGACCGCATCGAACGACTCCACGCCACCGGAGAACTGCCCCCGGCGCAGATTCAGCTCAGGATCGCCCCCGGTGTCGCAGCCGGAGCCCATGAATCGATCCGGACCGGCGGCAGCGACTCGAAGTTCGGCTTCGGCCTCGCCGACGGATCTGCGACGACGGCCGTGCGCCGTGCCGCGGCCTCCCCGGCGATGGTCCTGGAGGGCGTCCACGCGCACGTGGGGTCCCAGGTGTTGGACGCGACCGAACTCGCCGCCGGAGCAGCGGCCGTCGCCCGGTTCGCCGCTCAGTCGGGAGTGTGCCGGCTCACCGTCGGCGGCGGACTCGGCGTCGTCTACGAGGCGGGTCAGAGCGCCCCCACATTCGCCGAGTGGGCCGTGCGCGTCCGCGACGCCGCCCGCGGTGCCGGCTGGGATGGCGACGTCGCGGTGGAACCGGGCCGTTCCATCGTCGCCCGCGCCGGACTGACCCTCTACCGGGTCGGCACCATCAAGCACATCCACGGCGTACGCACCTACGTCAGCGTCGACGGGGGCATGAGCGACAACCTCCGGCCGGCCCTGTACGCCAGCCGCTACGAGGCGTTCCTGCCCCGCTCCCCGCGCTCCCCGCGTCCCTTGCGGGCCCGGCTCGTCGGCAAGCACTGCGAGAGCGGCGATGTGATCATCGACAACGCCGCCCTGCCCGCAGACCTCCAGGTGTCCGATGTGCTGGCCACCCCGGTGACCGGCGCCTACGGCTATGCGATGGCGTCCAACTACAACAAGCTGCCGCGGCCCGCGGTGGTCTTTGTCCGCGACGGTCACGCCCGGGTCGTGGTGCGACGTGAGACGGAGGACGACCTGCTGCGCCTGGACACCGATGCGGCCCCCGTCGAGATGTCCGTCCGCTCGGGAGCCGGCGAACTGGTGGCGGCCCGCCAGTCGTCGGTCTAG
- a CDS encoding amino acid ABC transporter permease encodes MNTDTSDVKKTGGGVIGEDPDDLSLRVTRRPRPGRWVAVAAAALFTVWLAYTVIINPNLHWDVIAEYQFDGVILKGLWVTIQLTLISMVVGIVIGVLIAVMQLSQSPVLRITASAYTWFFRGTPLLVQLIFWFNLALLFPVISIGIPFDGPKLVEWQTNAVITGFVAALLGLSINEGAYMAEIVRAGIQSVDPGQREAGESIGMSNRKILTRVILPQAMRVIIPPFGNQFISMLKTTSLVSVIAGSDLMTVSQHLYLANFEVIALLMVASIWYLVLTTVASIAQHFIERRYNPGATPVRRRVLANLKPGRSAKGAA; translated from the coding sequence GTGAACACCGACACATCCGACGTCAAGAAGACCGGCGGGGGCGTCATCGGCGAAGATCCGGACGATCTCTCGTTGCGGGTGACGCGCCGCCCCCGGCCCGGGCGGTGGGTCGCCGTGGCCGCCGCCGCCCTGTTCACGGTGTGGCTCGCCTACACCGTGATCATCAATCCCAATCTGCACTGGGACGTCATCGCGGAGTACCAGTTCGACGGTGTGATCCTCAAAGGTCTGTGGGTGACGATCCAGCTCACCCTGATCTCCATGGTCGTGGGCATCGTGATCGGTGTCCTCATCGCGGTGATGCAGCTCTCGCAGAGCCCGGTCCTTCGGATCACGGCGAGCGCCTATACCTGGTTCTTCCGGGGCACGCCGCTGCTCGTCCAGCTCATCTTCTGGTTCAACCTCGCCCTCCTGTTCCCGGTGATCAGCATCGGCATACCGTTCGACGGGCCCAAGCTCGTCGAGTGGCAGACGAACGCGGTCATCACAGGATTCGTCGCGGCGCTGCTCGGCCTCTCGATCAACGAGGGCGCCTACATGGCGGAGATCGTGCGGGCCGGCATCCAGAGCGTGGACCCCGGTCAGCGCGAGGCCGGCGAGTCCATCGGCATGTCGAACCGGAAGATCCTCACCCGGGTCATCCTGCCCCAGGCCATGCGGGTCATCATTCCGCCGTTCGGCAACCAGTTCATCTCCATGCTGAAGACGACGTCCCTCGTCTCGGTCATCGCAGGCTCGGATCTGATGACCGTCTCCCAACACCTGTACCTGGCCAACTTCGAGGTCATCGCCCTGCTGATGGTGGCGTCGATCTGGTACCTGGTACTCACCACGGTCGCCAGCATCGCCCAGCACTTCATCGAACGCCGGTACAACCCCGGCGCGACACCGGTGCGCCGACGGGTGCTTGCCAACCTCAAGCCCGGACGCTCAGCCAAGGGGGCAGCGTGA